A region of Nocardioides sp. JS614 DNA encodes the following proteins:
- a CDS encoding biotin/lipoyl-containing protein has protein sequence MTDVLFPSLSKETPDAEGVVSTWFVREGETVTADQLIAEVQVDKVAAEVPAPVGGVVHLLFEEEAAVAQGTPIARIDD, from the coding sequence GTGACCGACGTCCTGTTCCCATCGCTGTCGAAGGAGACGCCGGACGCGGAGGGGGTGGTGTCGACCTGGTTCGTGCGCGAGGGCGAGACGGTGACCGCCGATCAGCTGATCGCCGAGGTGCAGGTGGACAAGGTCGCGGCCGAGGTGCCGGCGCCGGTCGGCGGCGTCGTGCACCTGCTGTTCGAGGAGGAGGCGGCGGTCGCGCAGGGCACGCCCATCGCCCGCATCGACGACTGA
- a CDS encoding YVTN family beta-propeller repeat protein, with product MTHANDDQGEPPETTEPTDGAGSGRRAGRVWLGAAGLAVLVAVASIAVALADDDGAERPPSAAAGVTGTIWVANEAGDSLTAIDAATHEVVTTVSGIAGPHNVQVAPDGNTIWTVSGHDSLAVMLDAATLGLHGTVGTGSMPAHVVLTPDGSTAYTSNGEDGTVTAIDTATMRPTATIPVGAGPHGLRPSPDGSRIVVANIGGSTLSVIDTASNEEVTQIEVGAAPAQVAFSPDGRFVYASLNAEDAVVKVDLAKGRAIAKTTVGSGPIQTYVSPDGELLLVANQGTEDAPGTTVSVVDTDSFEVVETIETGEGAHGIVIDPTGRQAYVTNIYGNDVAVIDLQELRVVARVPVGEAPNGISFSPVVVDEQPTVELQLPDAGMDSHDEGDEGDEGDEGDEGHGDDGH from the coding sequence GTGACCCACGCCAACGACGACCAGGGCGAGCCGCCCGAGACGACCGAGCCGACCGACGGAGCTGGGTCGGGCCGGCGCGCCGGACGGGTCTGGCTCGGCGCGGCCGGGCTGGCCGTCCTGGTCGCGGTCGCGTCCATCGCCGTCGCGCTGGCCGACGACGACGGGGCCGAACGGCCACCCAGCGCCGCCGCCGGCGTGACCGGCACGATCTGGGTCGCGAACGAGGCGGGCGACAGCCTGACCGCGATCGACGCCGCCACCCACGAGGTCGTGACGACGGTCTCCGGCATCGCGGGCCCGCACAACGTGCAGGTCGCGCCGGACGGCAACACCATCTGGACGGTCAGCGGGCACGACTCGCTCGCCGTGATGCTGGACGCCGCGACGCTCGGCCTGCACGGGACCGTCGGAACGGGAAGCATGCCCGCTCACGTCGTGCTGACGCCGGACGGCAGCACCGCCTACACCTCCAACGGCGAGGACGGGACGGTCACCGCGATCGACACGGCCACGATGAGGCCGACCGCCACGATCCCCGTCGGGGCGGGTCCGCACGGCCTCCGGCCGAGCCCGGACGGGAGCCGGATCGTGGTCGCGAACATCGGCGGGAGCACGCTGAGCGTGATCGACACCGCCTCCAACGAGGAGGTGACACAGATCGAGGTCGGCGCGGCACCCGCCCAGGTGGCCTTCTCGCCCGACGGGCGGTTCGTCTACGCGTCGTTGAACGCCGAGGACGCCGTCGTGAAGGTCGACCTGGCGAAGGGCCGCGCGATCGCCAAGACCACCGTCGGGAGCGGGCCCATCCAGACCTACGTGAGCCCGGATGGCGAGCTCCTGCTGGTCGCCAACCAGGGCACCGAGGACGCCCCGGGCACGACCGTGTCGGTGGTCGACACGGACAGCTTCGAGGTGGTCGAGACCATCGAGACCGGCGAGGGCGCGCACGGCATCGTCATCGATCCGACCGGCCGTCAGGCGTACGTCACGAACATCTACGGGAACGACGTCGCCGTCATCGACCTGCAGGAGCTGCGTGTGGTCGCCCGGGTGCCTGTCGGCGAGGCCCCCAACGGGATCAGCTTCTCACCGGTCGTCGTCGACGAGCAGCCGACCGTCGAGCTCCAGCTGCCGGACGCCGGCATGGACTCGCACGACGAGGGCGACGAGGGCGACGAGGGCGACGAGGGCGACGAGGGCCACGGCGACGACGGTCACTGA
- a CDS encoding prolipoprotein diacylglyceryl transferase, producing MLFDLFGLSVNSYGASKAAAALVAGFLLVREFRRMGWDEDRAWTLVMATTFFGFVGAKAYFLAENGGSISLHHFGGSGFTWYGGFLAGTLTVLVLARRWHLPLVPLAGVLTGPLAAAYAIGRVGCFLAGDGTYGRPSDLPWAMAFPNGTVPTSVPVHPTALYETIGALLLAVVLWQLRTRVRAITLIAVYALASGITRLSIEELRINSESWLGLTQPQLWSVVLVLVGLGLLLRAAYRSGAVPGDDPSPLTPEHTGSGAPT from the coding sequence GTGCTGTTCGACCTCTTCGGGCTCTCGGTGAACAGCTACGGCGCCAGCAAGGCGGCGGCGGCGCTCGTGGCCGGCTTCCTGCTGGTCCGCGAGTTCCGCCGGATGGGCTGGGACGAGGACCGGGCGTGGACGCTCGTGATGGCGACCACCTTCTTCGGGTTCGTCGGCGCCAAGGCGTACTTCCTCGCGGAGAACGGCGGCAGCATCAGCCTGCACCACTTCGGGGGGTCGGGTTTCACGTGGTACGGCGGTTTCCTCGCCGGCACCCTGACCGTGCTGGTGCTGGCCCGGCGGTGGCACCTCCCCCTCGTGCCCCTGGCCGGGGTGCTGACGGGCCCGCTCGCAGCGGCGTACGCGATCGGTCGGGTGGGCTGCTTCCTGGCCGGCGACGGGACCTACGGCCGCCCCAGCGACCTCCCGTGGGCGATGGCCTTCCCGAACGGGACGGTGCCGACGTCGGTCCCCGTCCACCCGACGGCGCTCTACGAGACCATCGGCGCGCTCCTGCTCGCGGTGGTGCTGTGGCAGCTCCGCACCCGGGTCCGGGCCATCACGCTGATCGCGGTCTACGCGCTCGCCAGCGGTATCACCCGGCTGTCGATCGAGGAGCTTCGCATCAACTCCGAGAGCTGGCTCGGCCTGACGCAACCCCAGCTCTGGTCCGTCGTGCTCGTCCTCGTCGGCCTCGGCCTGCTGCTGCGCGCGGCGTACCGCTCCGGCGCTGTCCCCGGGGACGACCCATCGCCCCTGACGCCTGAGCACACGGGCAGCGGCGCGCCCACCTGA
- a CDS encoding alpha-ketoacid dehydrogenase subunit beta, with amino-acid sequence MTITETPTTPTPHSRRLTTSKAIVEAIAFEMERDPSVFYLGEDVGSYGGIFGSTGGLLDRFGKDRVIDTPISETAFIGLGIGAAVEGMRPIVELMFADFMGVCLDQIYNHMAKIHFESGGNVKVPMVLTMAAGGGYSDGAQHSQCLWGTFAHLPGMKVVVPSSPADAKGLMTAAIRDDNPVVYLFHKGVMGLPWMAKNPRSNDAVPDGDYETPIGKANVVRSGSDVTVVTISLSVHHALDVAERLADDGIDVEVLDLRSLVPLDREAILASVAKTGRLVVVDEDYLSFGMSGEVVATIAEHDPTLLKRPAERVAVPDVPIPYAHALEYAVLPRQDRIEAAVRRVVAG; translated from the coding sequence ATGACCATCACCGAGACCCCGACCACCCCGACCCCGCACTCGCGGAGGCTGACCACCTCCAAGGCGATCGTCGAGGCCATCGCCTTCGAGATGGAGCGCGACCCGTCCGTGTTCTACCTGGGCGAGGACGTCGGCTCGTACGGCGGCATCTTCGGCTCCACCGGCGGGCTGCTCGACCGGTTCGGGAAGGACCGGGTGATCGACACCCCGATCTCGGAGACCGCCTTCATCGGGCTCGGCATCGGCGCCGCGGTGGAGGGCATGCGGCCGATCGTGGAGCTGATGTTCGCCGACTTCATGGGGGTCTGCCTCGACCAGATCTACAACCACATGGCGAAGATCCACTTCGAGTCCGGCGGCAACGTCAAGGTGCCGATGGTGCTGACGATGGCCGCCGGCGGCGGCTACTCCGACGGCGCCCAGCACTCCCAGTGCCTGTGGGGCACGTTCGCGCACCTGCCCGGGATGAAGGTGGTGGTCCCGAGCAGCCCGGCCGACGCGAAGGGGCTGATGACGGCGGCGATCCGTGACGACAACCCGGTCGTCTACCTGTTCCACAAGGGCGTGATGGGGCTGCCGTGGATGGCGAAGAACCCGCGGTCGAACGACGCCGTCCCCGACGGCGACTACGAGACGCCGATCGGCAAGGCGAACGTCGTCCGGTCGGGCAGCGACGTCACGGTGGTGACGATCTCCTTGTCGGTCCACCACGCCCTCGACGTGGCCGAGCGGCTCGCGGACGACGGCATCGACGTCGAGGTTCTCGACCTGCGCAGCCTGGTGCCGCTGGACCGGGAGGCGATCCTCGCCTCGGTCGCCAAGACCGGTCGCCTGGTCGTCGTGGACGAGGACTACCTCTCCTTCGGGATGTCGGGCGAGGTGGTCGCCACGATCGCCGAGCACGACCCGACGCTGCTGAAGCGACCGGCCGAGCGGGTCGCGGTGCCCGACGTGCCGATCCCCTACGCCCATGCGCTGGAGTACGCCGTGCTGCCGCGGCAGGACCGGATCGAGGCCGCCGTACGCCGGGTGGTGGCCGGGTGA
- a CDS encoding thiamine pyrophosphate-dependent dehydrogenase E1 component subunit alpha has product MTTQAAAQPATPQQAGGGTGLDPAVRLDLYETMVLSRTYEEAILREYHADKGPGFDIGKGLIPGEMHLSAGQEPVAAGVCAHLTTDDAVTATHRPHHFAVAHGVDLRRMTAEIFGREDGLGRGRGGHMHLFDPDTHFSCSGIIAEGYPPALGQAFAFHRQGTDRIAVAVTGEGAANQGAFHESLNLAARWSLPVVFVVEDNDWGISVPRTASTSVASNADRAAAYGIPGERIEGNDVEGVYDAARRAVARARAGEGPSLIEVHTLRLWGHFEGDAQGYRLDLEDAPSHDPIPRYETRLREAGVLDDETVTRIRSAASERTEDAIAFAKNSPVPDPASATSYVFA; this is encoded by the coding sequence ATGACCACTCAGGCAGCGGCACAGCCCGCGACTCCCCAGCAGGCCGGCGGCGGGACGGGCCTCGACCCCGCCGTGCGGCTCGACCTCTACGAGACGATGGTGCTCTCGCGCACCTACGAGGAGGCGATCCTGCGCGAGTACCACGCGGACAAGGGCCCGGGCTTCGACATCGGCAAGGGCCTGATCCCGGGCGAGATGCACCTGTCCGCGGGTCAGGAGCCCGTCGCCGCCGGGGTCTGCGCGCACCTCACCACCGACGATGCCGTCACCGCCACCCACCGGCCGCACCACTTCGCGGTCGCGCACGGCGTGGACCTGCGGCGGATGACCGCCGAGATCTTCGGCCGCGAGGACGGGCTGGGCCGAGGGCGGGGCGGCCACATGCACCTGTTCGACCCGGACACGCACTTCTCCTGCTCCGGCATCATCGCCGAGGGCTATCCGCCCGCTCTCGGCCAGGCCTTCGCGTTCCACCGCCAGGGCACCGACCGGATCGCCGTGGCCGTCACCGGCGAGGGCGCGGCCAACCAGGGCGCGTTCCACGAGTCGTTGAACCTCGCCGCCCGCTGGTCGTTGCCGGTCGTCTTCGTCGTGGAGGACAACGACTGGGGGATCTCGGTGCCGCGGACCGCGTCGACCTCCGTGGCCTCGAACGCCGATCGGGCCGCGGCGTACGGCATCCCCGGCGAGCGGATCGAGGGCAACGACGTCGAAGGGGTGTACGACGCCGCGAGGCGTGCGGTCGCCCGCGCCCGTGCCGGGGAGGGCCCCTCGCTCATCGAGGTGCACACGCTGCGGTTGTGGGGCCACTTCGAGGGCGACGCCCAGGGCTATCGGCTCGACCTGGAGGACGCGCCGAGCCACGACCCGATCCCCCGCTACGAGACCCGGCTCCGCGAGGCCGGCGTACTCGACGACGAAACGGTCACGCGGATCAGGAGCGCCGCCAGCGAGCGCACCGAGGACGCGATCGCGTTCGCGAAGAACAGCCCCGTGCCGGACCCTGCGTCGGCCACGTCCTACGTGTTCGCCTGA